The Pieris rapae chromosome 1, ilPieRapa1.1, whole genome shotgun sequence genome contains the following window.
TGAGATACTATCACGTTAGttgaaaatttcataataCAGTAGAGAAATTAAAACTATGGTATAGTCGTGTCGGTTTAAGCATAAACACATTGATACAGATATTCGGACAGAGCTTTAACTTCTTTGCCAGTGTTGATACGCACTTGGACGCAGCAGTTGGCTAGGTTCGTGCAGGACTGTGTGTGGTGTTTACGTGCGTTTGTAATACTGAGATCCAACTCGTAGCCAAGAGAAGCAGCTACCCGTGATATTTGACGTAGGCACGTCGTAACATTTGCTCTGTACATACAAATTAAGACATTACTTCtccatttgaaataaaaaaaacttttaagatttttactattgttttagaaacaagcttttaaaatagatttacttTTTGTGTTGTGCTGCTTCCTAAACAGATATCAATACCATTTCGATTAAAAAAACTcactttttaagttatatcaTTTACAATAAGACGGTataaagaaacacaaaaaagATCAAGTTTGTTTAgttggattatttttaaaagaaaaaattgtaGTTATAGTAAGTTTAAGAAAtagtaaagaaatattattttatttgctttagcTTATTGTAGTACTGTGTGTTGACGTGTGCTGATTGTAGCTTACTTTGGAATAGTCTCATCCAAATTTTGGGTTGCGTCAGCGACTGCCGCTTGCATGTGGCTTTTAGTGATATTGATCATTTCTTCAGCGTATTTTCCCATTTTGGTGATAGAATCCCTGGCTTCCTCTGTGCATTGGAAGGTGCGGGCCACATGCTTACTGGCCAGGGTACGTGCGGCACGGCGTTCTTCATCACACATTTCTGTCAATTAAGGTACATAcagtacttttaaaattattttcctatttcctttttactattatttgttGAGTGTGATCTAGTTGATGCGGCTATAAatgaatacataaatacagACGAatgtaaaactataaaat
Protein-coding sequences here:
- the LOC110991983 gene encoding uncharacterized protein LOC110991983, which codes for MTVTKRVRRDRSNHLRHDGGQCFEIPPWHHQPVEVEEHLNKLKDVLGKGTDRRQFRKSSLVLVNNEINRYMSTVIAPFLDTYHRNIQNSYQQLTREILKQIKYEVNAAIREKQKIYKELIELADTLKVPEMCDEERRAARTLASKHVARTFQCTEEARDSITKMGKYAEEMINITKSHMQAAVADATQNLDETIPKANVTTCLRQISRVAASLGYELDLSITNARKHHTQSCTNLANCCVQVRINTGKEVKALSEYLYQCVYA